In Deinococcus psychrotolerans, a genomic segment contains:
- a CDS encoding aldo/keto reductase has protein sequence MEQRQLGIGGPKVSSVGLGCNNFGGRLDQNATNAVVSAALSQGITLFDTADVYGNQGGSEEMLGKALGKERGAIILASKFGHDMGADGKGADPAYIRRALDASLKRLGTDYLDLYQLHTPDPLTPLADTLGTLDELVKEGKVRAVGCSNLPAAQVYEAAQIAKAKQQTAFICAQDEYSLLVRGIEHDLIPALTDLEMGLLPYFPLASGLLTGKYQPGILPAGTRFASSKGAQDRYMTPENWAKVQALQAFATARDHTLLELAFSWLAAQPVVSSVIAGATRPEQIEQNVAAADWQLSAEDLSEIDRITAGEVAAA, from the coding sequence ATGGAACAACGTCAACTCGGTATCGGCGGCCCGAAAGTCTCTTCCGTCGGCCTCGGCTGCAACAACTTCGGCGGGCGACTCGATCAAAATGCGACCAACGCGGTGGTCAGTGCAGCACTCTCACAGGGCATCACTTTGTTTGACACCGCCGACGTGTACGGCAATCAGGGCGGCTCGGAAGAAATGCTGGGCAAGGCGCTGGGCAAAGAGCGCGGGGCCATTATATTGGCCAGCAAATTTGGGCACGATATGGGAGCAGACGGCAAGGGAGCCGATCCCGCTTACATCCGCAGAGCGCTGGACGCCAGCCTCAAGCGCCTCGGCACCGATTACTTGGATTTGTACCAGCTTCACACCCCCGACCCGCTCACGCCGCTGGCCGACACCCTCGGCACGCTCGACGAACTCGTCAAGGAAGGCAAGGTGCGAGCGGTGGGTTGCTCCAATCTTCCGGCGGCGCAGGTATACGAAGCCGCCCAAATCGCCAAGGCAAAGCAGCAGACGGCGTTCATCTGCGCTCAGGACGAATACAGCTTGCTGGTGCGCGGCATTGAGCACGACCTGATTCCAGCGCTGACGGATTTGGAGATGGGCCTGCTGCCGTATTTTCCGCTGGCCAGTGGCCTGTTGACCGGCAAATATCAGCCGGGTATCTTGCCTGCCGGGACGCGCTTTGCGTCCTCAAAAGGGGCACAAGACCGCTACATGACGCCGGAAAACTGGGCCAAGGTGCAGGCGCTACAGGCCTTTGCCACCGCCAGAGACCACACGCTGCTGGAATTGGCCTTCAGTTGGCTGGCCGCTCAGCCGGTGGTCAGTAGCGTCATCGCCGGAGCCACCCGCCCGGAGCAGATCGAGCAGAACGTGGCGGCGGCAGATTGGCAACTGAGCGCCGAAGATTTGAGCGAGATTGACCGAATCACCGCAGGGGAAGTCGCGGCAGCTTAG
- a CDS encoding adenine deaminase — translation MPDPSLSPSPETTLRQRLVRVALRQEPADLVIRNAQIVSVTTRELLSGDVAIAGGYVAAIGPDYQAPELVDAGGKYLAPGLIDGHIHIESSMLTPASFARAVRPRGTTGVVAEPHEIVNVLGEVGLRWILEAGEKSGLRVWGSQPSCVPASSFEEGGTQLGAADIARGLAVPGVLGLAEMMNYPGVLSAAPEVWATLQAARGGRIDGHAAGLSGDALQAYAAAGIHSDHEATTEAEARERVRAGLWLMVREGSAARNLEALIPVLRSQPRRALLVSDDISADWLLEKGHLDNQLRRLVASGIDPLYALSLATCNAAEYWNLMDVGVVAAGFRADLVLFEDLQDFKVAECWLGGQPLASLDAPVTTPALLGGGVDAAGLAEADLSVPAHWPVIGVRPDQIETYIAPVGSGDTKLVVADRYGRGLVSAALTSGIGLQRGAVALSVLHDAHHLVIAGALGPGGDADIRAAGLEVQRLGGGVVVVDGGQVVVSLPLPYGGLMSDWPPAEVAARVRAIQLALHQRGCPLPEALTTLSFLGLSVIPDLKLTPRGLLDVRAWKLV, via the coding sequence CGTTAGTGTGACAACCCGCGAACTGCTCAGCGGCGACGTGGCGATTGCGGGCGGTTACGTCGCCGCCATCGGCCCCGATTATCAGGCTCCAGAACTTGTGGACGCGGGTGGAAAATACCTCGCGCCGGGCTTGATTGACGGCCACATTCACATCGAATCGAGCATGTTGACACCTGCCAGCTTTGCCCGCGCCGTGCGGCCACGCGGCACCACCGGAGTCGTGGCTGAGCCGCACGAAATTGTCAATGTGCTGGGTGAAGTGGGCCTGCGCTGGATACTGGAAGCGGGCGAGAAAAGTGGGCTGAGGGTGTGGGGCTCGCAGCCCTCGTGCGTGCCTGCCAGTTCATTTGAAGAGGGCGGCACTCAGCTTGGGGCCGCCGACATCGCACGCGGCTTAGCAGTGCCGGGCGTGCTGGGCCTCGCCGAGATGATGAATTATCCGGGCGTCCTGAGCGCTGCCCCCGAAGTGTGGGCCACCTTGCAAGCGGCGCGGGGTGGGCGTATCGACGGCCACGCGGCGGGCCTGTCGGGTGACGCCCTGCAAGCCTATGCGGCGGCGGGCATTCACTCCGACCACGAAGCGACCACTGAGGCCGAGGCACGCGAGCGGGTACGGGCCGGGCTGTGGTTGATGGTGCGCGAAGGCTCCGCCGCCCGCAATTTGGAGGCTCTGATTCCCGTGCTGCGCAGCCAACCCCGCCGCGCCCTGCTGGTCAGCGACGACATCAGCGCTGACTGGCTCCTTGAAAAGGGCCACTTGGACAATCAGCTGCGCCGCTTGGTCGCCTCCGGCATCGATCCCCTCTATGCGCTGAGCTTGGCGACTTGCAACGCCGCCGAGTACTGGAACTTGATGGATGTCGGCGTGGTGGCGGCAGGCTTCCGCGCTGATCTGGTGCTGTTTGAGGATCTCCAAGATTTCAAGGTGGCCGAGTGCTGGCTGGGCGGGCAGCCGCTCGCCAGTTTGGACGCGCCCGTGACTACCCCCGCGTTGCTGGGCGGCGGCGTTGACGCGGCGGGGCTGGCTGAGGCCGATCTCAGCGTGCCTGCCCACTGGCCCGTGATTGGCGTGCGGCCTGACCAAATTGAAACATACATCGCGCCTGTTGGCAGCGGCGACACCAAGTTAGTGGTGGCCGACCGCTACGGGCGCGGTTTGGTGAGCGCCGCCCTAACCAGCGGCATCGGGCTTCAGCGGGGCGCGGTGGCCCTCAGCGTGCTGCACGACGCGCACCATCTGGTCATCGCCGGAGCTTTGGGGCCAGGTGGCGACGCTGATATCAGAGCGGCAGGGCTGGAAGTTCAGCGGCTCGGCGGCGGTGTGGTGGTCGTGGACGGCGGGCAAGTGGTGGTGAGCTTGCCGCTGCCTTACGGCGGCCTGATGAGCGACTGGCCGCCCGCCGAAGTCGCCGCCCGTGTTCGCGCCATCCAATTGGCGTTGCACCAGCGCGGCTGCCCGCTCCCCGAAGCCCTGACCACCCTCAGCTTTCTGGGCCTCAGCGTCATTCCCGATCTCAAGCTGACGCCGCGCGGCTTGCTGGACGTGCGGGCGTGGAAGCTGGTGTAG